In Haloterrigena turkmenica DSM 5511, a single genomic region encodes these proteins:
- a CDS encoding SDR family oxidoreductase: MTDESLAGETAIVTGASTGIGAATCRAFAAAGANVVLAARSEDQLADLADELESDHGVETLVVPTNVREEDAVDALIDETVETFGGIDVLVNNAGLSRGGEVDELTTEEYETMQETNVDGVFYATRAAIPHVRERDGHLIFVASFAGRHPRPANPVYAATKWWTRGFAKSVAAQIGDDDVGITVVNPAEVRSQFETGDGRTFADAYDEDEASEPEEVAEAIAFAAGQDRSSISEIDINPRDKFADTFF; encoded by the coding sequence ATGACCGACGAGTCACTCGCCGGCGAGACGGCGATCGTCACGGGAGCGAGCACGGGTATCGGCGCAGCGACCTGCCGCGCGTTCGCCGCCGCGGGCGCGAACGTCGTCCTCGCGGCCCGCAGCGAGGACCAGTTGGCCGACCTCGCGGACGAACTCGAGTCCGACCACGGCGTCGAGACGCTGGTCGTCCCGACGAACGTCCGCGAGGAGGACGCGGTCGACGCGCTGATCGACGAGACCGTCGAGACGTTCGGCGGGATCGACGTGCTGGTGAACAACGCGGGGCTCTCCCGGGGTGGCGAGGTCGATGAATTGACGACCGAGGAGTACGAGACGATGCAGGAGACCAACGTCGACGGCGTCTTCTACGCGACGCGGGCGGCGATCCCCCACGTTCGCGAGCGCGACGGCCACCTGATCTTCGTCGCCAGTTTCGCCGGCCGCCACCCGCGGCCGGCCAACCCCGTCTACGCCGCTACGAAGTGGTGGACCCGTGGCTTCGCCAAGAGCGTCGCCGCCCAGATCGGCGACGACGACGTCGGCATCACTGTCGTCAACCCCGCCGAAGTCCGCTCGCAGTTCGAGACGGGCGACGGGCGGACCTTCGCCGACGCGTACGACGAAGACGAGGCGAGCGAACCCGAGGAGGTCGCCGAAGCCATCGCCTTCGCCGCCGGACAGGACCGCTCGAGCATCAGCGAGATCGACATCAATCCGCGGGACAAGTTCGCCGACACCTTCTTCTGA
- a CDS encoding thioredoxin family protein encodes MTVTLKDFYADWCGPCKTQDPILEDLEEDWEGRFEVEKINVDEQQDVANEYQVRSLPTLIIENDDGIVERFVGVTQRDDIEDALESAGA; translated from the coding sequence ATGACTGTCACACTCAAGGACTTCTACGCTGACTGGTGTGGCCCCTGTAAGACCCAGGATCCGATCCTCGAGGACCTCGAGGAGGACTGGGAGGGCCGATTTGAGGTCGAGAAGATCAACGTCGACGAACAGCAAGACGTCGCCAACGAGTATCAGGTTCGCTCGCTGCCGACCCTGATCATCGAGAACGACGACGGCATCGTCGAGCGCTTCGTCGGCGTCACCCAGCGCGACGACATCGAAGACGCCCTCGAGTCGGCCGGCGCGTAA
- a CDS encoding preprotein translocase subunit Sec61beta, translating into MDRGQNSGGLMSSAGLVRYFDSEDSNAIKIDPKTVIATGVMIGVLVQLLTFVA; encoded by the coding sequence ATGGACCGAGGACAGAACAGCGGTGGGCTGATGTCCAGTGCCGGACTCGTCCGGTACTTCGACTCCGAGGACTCGAACGCGATCAAGATCGACCCCAAGACGGTCATCGCGACCGGCGTGATGATCGGGGTACTGGTACAGCTGCTGACCTTCGTCGCGTAA
- a CDS encoding VOC family protein, with protein sequence MSDSRDLLPAATRFGRSVLTVSDESAVVDFYRDVIGLSVLTRDESTTVLGAGDAALLELRHAPDARPRPTDATGLFHNAFLVPSREALGDGLARIRDRWELTGASDHGVSEALYLDDPEGNGVELYRDRPRSEWPRDGEGGIQIGSWPLDLESVAAAGDADDGDGEAGDTVPDGTILGHVHLEVSSLETAREFYVDALGFDVKTATPKALFVAAGGYHHHLGINTWNGRSSPAPADIRGLSRFDLVVPSSEALEGIRERLEDAGVAVDERGDGLECRDPDGIRIRFRA encoded by the coding sequence ATGAGCGACTCACGGGACCTATTGCCGGCGGCGACTCGCTTCGGACGGAGCGTACTGACGGTCAGCGACGAATCCGCTGTCGTTGACTTCTACCGGGACGTGATCGGGCTCTCGGTGCTCACGCGAGACGAATCGACGACGGTGCTCGGCGCCGGCGACGCGGCGCTGCTCGAGCTCCGGCATGCACCGGACGCCCGACCGCGACCGACCGACGCAACGGGACTCTTTCACAACGCCTTCCTGGTTCCCAGCCGCGAGGCGCTGGGGGATGGGCTGGCCCGCATCCGCGACCGCTGGGAGCTCACCGGCGCGTCCGACCACGGCGTCAGCGAGGCCCTCTACCTCGACGACCCCGAGGGCAACGGCGTCGAACTCTACCGGGATCGGCCCCGCTCGGAGTGGCCCCGCGACGGCGAGGGCGGCATTCAGATCGGGTCGTGGCCCCTCGACCTCGAGTCGGTCGCGGCTGCAGGCGACGCCGATGATGGCGACGGTGAGGCCGGCGATACCGTCCCGGACGGAACGATCCTCGGCCACGTCCACCTCGAGGTTTCGTCGCTCGAGACCGCCCGCGAGTTCTACGTCGATGCGCTCGGCTTCGACGTGAAGACGGCCACCCCGAAGGCGCTGTTCGTCGCCGCCGGCGGCTACCACCACCACCTCGGGATCAACACCTGGAACGGGCGCTCGAGTCCCGCGCCGGCCGACATTCGCGGCCTCTCGCGGTTCGATCTCGTCGTCCCCTCGAGCGAGGCGCTGGAGGGAATTCGGGAGCGACTCGAGGATGCAGGCGTGGCCGTAGACGAGCGCGGCGACGGCCTCGAGTGCCGCGATCCTGACGGGATTCGAATTCGGTTTCGAGCGTAA
- the pdxT gene encoding pyridoxal 5'-phosphate synthase glutaminase subunit PdxT — translation MSLTAGVVAVQGDVAEHAAAIERAAAARDRDVTVREIRESGLVPDCDLLAMPGGESTTISRLVHSEGIAPEIRAHVEAGKPLLATCAGLIVASSDPNDNRVEELGLLDVSVERNAFGRQKDSFEAPLAVDGLEDPYPAVFIRAPAIDDVAGGDARVLASWDDRPVAVKQGTVVGTAFHPELTPDSRIHGLAFFENETATVPALEDAQQVD, via the coding sequence ATGTCACTGACAGCCGGCGTCGTCGCCGTCCAGGGCGACGTCGCAGAACACGCCGCCGCCATCGAACGCGCCGCCGCGGCCCGCGACCGCGATGTCACCGTCCGCGAGATCCGCGAGTCGGGACTCGTCCCCGACTGCGACCTGCTGGCAATGCCCGGCGGCGAGTCGACGACCATCTCCCGGCTCGTCCACAGCGAGGGGATCGCCCCCGAAATTCGGGCCCACGTCGAGGCCGGCAAGCCCCTGCTGGCGACCTGCGCCGGCCTGATCGTCGCCTCGAGCGACCCGAACGACAACCGAGTCGAGGAGCTCGGACTGCTCGACGTCAGCGTCGAGCGCAACGCCTTCGGCCGGCAGAAGGACAGCTTCGAGGCGCCGCTGGCGGTCGACGGCCTCGAGGATCCCTATCCGGCGGTGTTCATCCGCGCGCCGGCTATCGACGACGTCGCCGGCGGGGACGCGAGAGTACTCGCCTCGTGGGACGACCGCCCGGTCGCCGTGAAACAGGGCACCGTCGTCGGCACCGCCTTCCACCCCGAACTCACCCCCGATAGTCGCATCCACGGGCTCGCGTTTTTCGAGAACGAGACGGCGACCGTGCCGGCGCTCGAGGACGCGCAGCAGGTCGATTGA
- a CDS encoding class I SAM-dependent methyltransferase, translated as MDSNDVRRQWAERSGEYSPEYYAYYGPNETSDAILRTLERFVDPTAPILELGCSSGRHLSHLYEHGFDSPVGIELNADAFDVMEEHYPDLAADGEFYHDAIEDVVREFDDDQFGAVYSVETLQHLHPDAEWVFEELARITDDLLITVENESELEERETEHDESKHTGSTEPADVSYVNDDFPLYYRDWSTIFTDLGFDEVDVQTGKRDTIRTFRAVPKSPDR; from the coding sequence GTGGATTCTAACGATGTTCGGCGCCAGTGGGCGGAGCGGTCCGGCGAGTACTCACCGGAGTACTACGCCTACTACGGCCCGAACGAGACGAGCGACGCGATTCTCCGGACGCTCGAGCGATTCGTCGATCCGACCGCGCCGATTCTGGAACTCGGCTGCAGTTCGGGCCGCCATCTCTCGCACCTCTACGAACACGGGTTCGACTCCCCTGTGGGGATCGAACTCAACGCCGACGCGTTCGACGTCATGGAGGAGCATTACCCCGACCTCGCCGCCGACGGGGAGTTCTATCACGACGCGATCGAAGACGTCGTCCGCGAGTTCGACGACGACCAGTTCGGTGCGGTCTACTCCGTCGAGACGCTCCAGCACCTCCATCCCGATGCCGAATGGGTCTTCGAGGAACTGGCCCGGATTACGGACGACCTCCTCATCACCGTGGAAAACGAGAGCGAGCTCGAGGAGCGCGAAACCGAGCACGACGAATCCAAGCACACCGGATCGACCGAACCCGCGGATGTGAGCTACGTCAACGACGACTTCCCGCTCTACTACCGCGACTGGAGTACGATTTTCACCGATCTGGGATTCGACGAAGTCGATGTCCAGACGGGCAAGCGAGACACCATTCGTACGTTTCGAGCGGTACCGAAATCGCCCGACCGATAA
- a CDS encoding cold-shock protein, protein MANGKVDFFNDTGGYGFIETDDSDDDVFFHMEDVGGEDLTEGTEIEFDIEQAPKGPRATNVVRN, encoded by the coding sequence ATGGCAAACGGTAAGGTTGACTTCTTCAACGACACAGGCGGCTACGGTTTCATCGAGACTGACGACTCCGACGACGACGTGTTCTTCCACATGGAAGACGTTGGCGGCGAGGACCTCACGGAAGGAACCGAGATCGAATTCGACATCGAACAGGCTCCCAAGGGCCCCCGCGCGACGAACGTCGTCCGCAACTAA
- a CDS encoding bifunctional nuclease family protein codes for MQASIDAVRVAGTPEGPVPVVVLAVDGEDDVVPIFIGFNEATSIARGLEADDIGRPLTHDLLLDVMEELGSRIDRVVINEIEQREDGQGGTYIADLHVQTPRGETVIDARPSDSLALAARTNASIEVTEDVFADGRDESEKFERLEDIRNVSGEM; via the coding sequence ATGCAGGCTTCTATCGACGCGGTTCGCGTCGCGGGAACCCCGGAGGGACCGGTTCCGGTAGTGGTCCTCGCCGTCGACGGCGAGGACGACGTGGTTCCGATCTTCATCGGCTTCAACGAGGCGACGAGCATCGCTCGCGGCCTCGAGGCCGACGATATCGGCCGCCCGCTGACCCACGACCTCCTCTTGGACGTGATGGAGGAACTGGGCAGCCGAATCGATCGCGTCGTCATCAACGAGATCGAGCAGCGCGAGGACGGCCAGGGCGGGACCTACATCGCCGACCTCCACGTCCAGACGCCCCGCGGCGAGACCGTCATCGACGCCCGTCCCAGCGACTCGCTGGCGCTTGCGGCCCGGACGAACGCGTCCATCGAGGTCACCGAGGACGTCTTCGCCGACGGTCGCGACGAGAGCGAAAAGTTCGAGCGACTCGAGGATATTCGCAACGTATCGGGTGAGATGTAG
- the hisE gene encoding phosphoribosyl-ATP diphosphatase, translating to MDDTLEELFAVIEDRKETLPEDSYTASLFTHEKGENAVLEKLGEESTELVLAAKDDDREEIAYEAADIVYHLLVLLSMKEMSLEDLEAELEARR from the coding sequence ATGGACGACACGCTCGAAGAGCTGTTCGCCGTGATCGAGGATCGCAAGGAAACGCTGCCCGAGGATTCCTACACCGCCTCGCTGTTCACCCACGAGAAGGGCGAGAACGCGGTGCTGGAGAAACTCGGCGAGGAGTCGACCGAACTCGTGCTCGCGGCGAAAGACGACGACCGCGAGGAGATCGCTTACGAGGCCGCCGACATCGTCTACCACCTGCTCGTCTTGCTCTCGATGAAGGAGATGAGTCTCGAGGACCTCGAGGCCGAACTCGAGGCGCGACGGTAA
- a CDS encoding DUF4129 domain-containing protein yields MPDPPDDPTDDGPDYRQLSVVALAALAIVLAAFLAPAGNGIMSPDANVNPDADPNVDPNANPNVDPGSTPAEPQGDGPDSIPDLDINWDGLLEWTEFDWLEDEGPDAEPTDDADREIERGDGGLATPACTIWLDREPTPGSEVAARIQYEGEPVTGADVWYNDDYVGKTDEHGQVTGTVPYVENLNVRIESDEYPACSGTAETASVTASATGLPGAGAGTITTATASASAMPTDSTANAPALASAQEVDEVDNGSVEYEVEGEVEITVRGPPDPGESVTVEASIEGVPMANASVTIDGEVVAETDANGTATVDVPDDGTESFELGVARGDFAGTTTVEVRLLEVSLSPEGLVPIPGSPGVLEATVDDEPVADAEVRIGGEAIGTTDDDGRLAVALPVDPTTAITVSTPDRTETVSLAGQYGGIAAVLGVAVVGLTAVAARTHGRRGAAAVLGATAAALVVLTVEAFYGRTAGTLALLALAALALAVTYVRSDRTIVDERPSPGDAAEDALEWLVDRLLALVALLERVVDWVRTRLAAARTWASSLPRSGRALAAAFGGWLAALPARAVTIGRRWLEALRGVPSAVIVGSLAAVPAVSAGYIVDGTRGATVVAAALGVAALLYRGRDEDDDHEVREDEGDEDERVERTDTVPDTAPETDDRLTFRELWRAFARRVAPRRWRHYTPGEVQRAARQQGYPARPVDELTTLFREVEYGRRPLSRGVRDRADTAYAALLETESDGDDNDADDSDGSTADDTTDRDPGGERP; encoded by the coding sequence GTGCCAGATCCCCCCGACGATCCGACGGACGACGGCCCCGACTATCGACAGCTCTCGGTCGTCGCGCTCGCGGCGCTGGCGATTGTGCTCGCCGCGTTTCTCGCCCCGGCCGGCAACGGGATCATGAGCCCCGATGCCAACGTCAATCCCGACGCCGACCCGAACGTCGACCCGAACGCGAACCCGAACGTCGATCCGGGATCGACCCCGGCCGAGCCGCAGGGCGACGGTCCCGATAGCATCCCGGACCTCGATATCAACTGGGACGGACTGCTCGAGTGGACCGAGTTCGACTGGCTCGAGGACGAAGGCCCCGACGCCGAACCCACCGACGACGCCGATCGCGAGATCGAGCGGGGCGACGGCGGCCTCGCTACGCCGGCGTGTACGATCTGGCTGGATCGCGAACCGACGCCGGGCAGCGAGGTGGCCGCGAGGATCCAGTACGAGGGCGAACCCGTTACCGGCGCCGACGTCTGGTACAACGACGACTACGTCGGCAAAACAGACGAGCACGGACAGGTGACGGGTACGGTTCCCTACGTCGAGAACCTGAACGTCCGCATCGAGTCGGACGAGTATCCGGCGTGTTCGGGGACCGCGGAGACGGCGAGCGTGACGGCGTCCGCGACCGGGCTACCCGGCGCCGGTGCGGGGACGATCACGACCGCAACCGCGAGTGCGAGCGCGATGCCAACGGACTCGACAGCGAACGCGCCGGCACTCGCGAGCGCCCAGGAAGTCGACGAGGTCGACAACGGCAGCGTCGAGTACGAGGTCGAGGGAGAGGTCGAAATCACCGTGCGCGGGCCGCCGGATCCAGGCGAGTCCGTGACCGTCGAGGCGTCCATCGAGGGCGTCCCGATGGCTAACGCGAGCGTGACGATCGACGGCGAGGTGGTCGCCGAGACGGACGCGAACGGCACCGCGACCGTCGACGTCCCCGACGACGGCACCGAATCGTTCGAACTCGGCGTCGCCCGCGGCGATTTCGCCGGGACGACGACCGTCGAGGTCCGACTGCTCGAGGTGTCGCTCTCCCCCGAGGGGCTGGTGCCGATCCCCGGCAGCCCCGGCGTCCTCGAGGCGACCGTCGACGACGAGCCGGTTGCGGACGCCGAGGTGCGGATCGGCGGCGAGGCGATCGGCACAACGGATGATGACGGTCGCCTCGCCGTGGCTTTACCCGTCGATCCGACGACGGCGATCACGGTCAGCACGCCCGATCGGACCGAGACCGTGAGCCTCGCCGGCCAGTACGGCGGTATCGCGGCCGTTCTCGGCGTCGCCGTCGTCGGGCTGACCGCCGTCGCCGCTCGGACCCACGGCAGGCGCGGCGCGGCTGCCGTCCTCGGCGCGACAGCAGCGGCGCTGGTCGTCCTCACCGTCGAGGCGTTCTACGGACGAACTGCCGGGACTCTCGCACTCCTCGCCCTCGCGGCGCTGGCGCTCGCCGTCACCTACGTCCGAAGCGACCGAACGATCGTCGACGAGCGCCCATCTCCGGGCGACGCCGCGGAGGACGCCCTCGAGTGGCTCGTCGACCGACTCCTCGCGCTGGTCGCCCTCCTCGAGCGCGTCGTCGACTGGGTCCGCACGCGGCTCGCGGCCGCTCGAACGTGGGCCTCGTCGCTGCCCCGATCCGGCAGGGCCCTGGCCGCGGCGTTCGGCGGTTGGCTGGCCGCGCTCCCGGCGCGAGCGGTGACGATCGGGCGTCGGTGGCTCGAGGCGCTTCGAGGGGTCCCGTCGGCGGTGATTGTCGGCTCCCTCGCCGCCGTTCCCGCCGTTTCCGCCGGCTACATCGTCGACGGGACGCGGGGAGCCACTGTCGTCGCGGCCGCGCTCGGCGTCGCGGCGCTGCTCTACCGAGGACGCGACGAAGACGACGACCACGAGGTGCGCGAAGACGAGGGCGACGAGGACGAACGCGTCGAACGAACGGACACCGTGCCCGACACCGCGCCGGAGACCGACGATCGTCTCACCTTCCGCGAACTGTGGCGGGCCTTCGCCCGACGGGTCGCCCCCCGGCGGTGGCGCCACTACACGCCCGGTGAGGTCCAGCGCGCCGCCCGCCAGCAGGGCTATCCCGCCCGGCCGGTCGACGAACTGACGACGCTGTTTCGGGAGGTCGAGTACGGCCGCCGTCCACTCTCGAGGGGTGTCCGTGATCGGGCCGACACGGCCTACGCGGCGCTCCTCGAGACGGAGTCGGACGGCGACGATAACGACGCGGACGATTCGGACGGATCGACGGCCGACGACACGACCGATCGCGACCCGGGAGGTGAGCGACCGTGA
- a CDS encoding DUF7269 family protein, translated as MTRREWLLVALGLAFVAAGLLFGLEAQPAWAWTASVAFGVVVLALVAIAVGGAKIRGALDTTADAPPVSWAPGDSFAAPTPERSDRTPELSSDEFASVIERAGVRARNRSTVANGLEVIRPPLREALGEALVAGGQSREEVKAALADGSWTDDRLAASVLEPSIDPPDQPLRERVRAWLFPERVARERSRQAMGAVAEAADEALPSVPGQSAPRTRPVLQPRLEELRRGADGRLQRAVDPAATVRGPRPPRPRLASEDTSNSDGNGADLPEADGPVGPNEQREVTDR; from the coding sequence GTGACGCGCCGCGAGTGGCTGCTCGTGGCCCTCGGACTCGCGTTCGTCGCGGCCGGCCTCCTGTTCGGTCTCGAGGCGCAGCCGGCGTGGGCGTGGACAGCGAGCGTCGCGTTCGGTGTCGTCGTACTCGCGCTCGTCGCGATCGCAGTCGGCGGCGCGAAGATCCGCGGCGCGCTCGATACGACCGCCGACGCGCCGCCCGTCTCGTGGGCGCCCGGTGACTCGTTCGCCGCGCCGACCCCCGAGCGGAGCGATCGGACCCCCGAACTCTCGAGCGACGAGTTCGCGTCGGTGATCGAACGCGCCGGCGTGCGGGCGCGCAATCGCAGCACTGTCGCGAACGGTCTGGAGGTGATTCGCCCGCCGCTCCGGGAGGCGTTAGGCGAGGCCCTCGTTGCGGGCGGGCAGTCACGAGAGGAGGTGAAAGCGGCGCTCGCGGACGGCTCGTGGACCGACGACCGACTCGCCGCGAGCGTCCTCGAGCCGTCGATCGATCCCCCGGATCAACCGCTACGCGAGCGGGTCCGGGCGTGGCTCTTCCCCGAGCGAGTCGCCCGCGAGCGCAGTCGGCAGGCGATGGGCGCCGTCGCCGAGGCCGCCGACGAGGCGCTCCCGTCGGTCCCCGGCCAGTCGGCGCCCCGGACGAGGCCCGTCCTGCAGCCGCGACTCGAGGAACTCAGGCGCGGTGCCGACGGCCGACTCCAGCGGGCCGTCGATCCGGCGGCGACCGTACGTGGACCGCGCCCGCCGCGGCCGCGGCTCGCGTCCGAAGATACCAGCAACAGCGACGGGAACGGCGCGGATCTCCCCGAGGCGGACGGGCCGGTCGGCCCGAACGAGCAACGCGAGGTGACGGACCGATGA
- a CDS encoding DUF58 domain-containing protein: MSRRLRWRGAIAATVVLVLAGLLDASPVLLLSAIVPLVYVAYGSLSTVSVPEGLAATREISPTPAAPGRPVTVTLTVRNESDRTVTDCRLVDGVPEELAVLEGSPRAGVTLEPGEERRIEYLVVARRGEYKFDAPECRVRGLGASAVATTRLSTTGAERLVCRLDADAPPIEEIGRGRIGQLTTDRPGEGLSFHSVREHRPDDPADRIDWRHYAKRGTLATIEYERQVAATVVLVVDARPSNAVVAGPGRPTAVEFAAYAATRTLSDLLGHGHDVGVAVVGRDGNGPAGLHWIEPANGREQRTRALEVIRSATSSKASSGRFSEPSSRNRDRGRLPRQVRKVRELAPAGAQVALFSPVLDDQSVTAVERWRGGGLPVVVLSPDVVPGNTVSGQYAQLRRRTRLARCQALGARTFDWRRGTPLPVLIEHAFTADARLSSARLSGGSGGGRGRSGGETDSETGFGGEAGSGTGGVDSTASATLESESEATESESTTAEYTWRSPADGSEGTERERSVSTDADGASAKRGGDR; this comes from the coding sequence ATGAGCAGACGGCTGCGCTGGCGCGGCGCGATCGCGGCGACGGTCGTGCTCGTCCTCGCCGGCCTGCTCGACGCCAGTCCCGTCCTGTTGCTCAGTGCGATCGTCCCGCTCGTCTACGTGGCCTACGGCTCGCTGTCGACCGTCTCCGTGCCCGAGGGACTCGCGGCGACCCGCGAAATCTCGCCGACGCCGGCGGCGCCCGGCCGACCGGTCACCGTGACGCTGACGGTGCGAAACGAGTCCGATCGGACGGTCACCGACTGTCGACTCGTCGACGGCGTCCCCGAGGAACTCGCCGTCCTCGAGGGATCGCCGCGGGCCGGCGTGACCCTCGAGCCCGGCGAGGAACGCCGCATCGAGTACTTGGTCGTCGCCAGACGCGGCGAGTACAAGTTCGACGCCCCGGAGTGTCGCGTTCGCGGACTCGGCGCGAGCGCGGTCGCGACGACGCGGCTGTCGACCACGGGCGCGGAACGGCTGGTGTGTCGGCTCGACGCCGACGCGCCGCCGATCGAGGAGATCGGACGCGGCCGAATCGGACAGTTGACGACCGACCGACCCGGCGAGGGGCTCTCCTTTCACTCCGTCCGCGAGCATCGGCCGGACGATCCGGCCGATCGGATCGACTGGCGCCACTACGCGAAACGCGGGACGCTCGCGACGATCGAGTACGAGCGCCAGGTCGCGGCGACGGTCGTGCTGGTCGTCGACGCCCGCCCGTCCAACGCGGTCGTCGCGGGGCCCGGCCGCCCGACCGCCGTCGAGTTCGCGGCCTACGCGGCGACCCGGACGCTTTCGGACCTGCTCGGACACGGCCACGACGTCGGCGTCGCCGTCGTCGGCCGCGACGGCAACGGGCCCGCCGGCCTCCACTGGATCGAGCCGGCGAACGGCCGCGAGCAGCGCACGCGCGCACTCGAGGTCATCCGCTCGGCGACTTCCTCGAAGGCCTCGAGCGGGCGGTTCTCGGAACCTTCGTCGAGGAATCGGGACCGCGGACGACTGCCCCGACAGGTCCGTAAGGTGCGCGAACTCGCGCCAGCGGGGGCGCAGGTGGCGCTGTTCTCGCCGGTCCTCGACGATCAGTCGGTCACGGCGGTCGAGCGCTGGCGCGGGGGCGGTCTCCCCGTCGTCGTGCTCTCGCCGGACGTCGTCCCGGGCAACACCGTCAGCGGCCAGTACGCACAGCTTCGGCGGCGGACCCGGCTGGCCCGCTGTCAGGCGCTGGGCGCCCGGACCTTCGACTGGCGCCGCGGGACGCCGCTGCCAGTCCTCATCGAACACGCCTTCACCGCCGACGCGCGGCTCTCGAGCGCCCGGCTCTCGGGCGGATCTGGCGGCGGTCGCGGCCGGAGCGGCGGCGAAACCGACAGCGAGACCGGATTCGGTGGCGAAGCCGGATCCGGGACCGGTGGCGTCGATTCGACGGCGTCGGCGACGCTCGAGTCGGAATCGGAGGCGACCGAGTCGGAGTCGACGACGGCCGAGTACACGTGGCGGTCGCCGGCCGATGGCTCCGAGGGGACCGAACGCGAGAGATCGGTCTCGACCGACGCCGACGGCGCCTCGGCGAAACGAGGAGGTGATCGGTAG
- a CDS encoding AAA family ATPase: MDESNVTPADAEATVRDVVGRIEEAAVVDHSVLYAVLSAVFARGHVLLEDVPGTGKSVIARTIAESMGLEFTRIQFTPDLLPSDVSGSTVYDEHSGEFAFSEGPVFANVVLADEINRAPPKTQASLLEAMEERQVSVDGTTYDLPEPFVVVATQNPIEQEGTFRLPEAQRDRFSVKTSLGYPDVDGEMGLLERRANRRTLSPSVESVTDPDAVRAIQDLTEDVTVDEKIRRYIIELARATRRDGHAEIGVSPRGVQRVFEAARAAAVIDGRSYVAPDDVKRLAEPTMAHRIVLTTEASVEGVAGGDIVRRALRSVGVPAVSPDTSDPDGDDPGSEPPADGDVADSSSDPEDGASPADPSSDDSSDDPDATWTESDQSRDSDGAIDERSPTDEATRADDDSPWP; this comes from the coding sequence ATGGACGAGTCGAACGTGACGCCCGCCGACGCCGAAGCGACCGTCCGCGACGTCGTCGGGCGCATCGAGGAAGCCGCCGTGGTCGACCACAGCGTGCTCTACGCCGTGCTCTCGGCGGTCTTCGCCCGCGGCCACGTCCTCCTCGAGGACGTGCCGGGAACGGGCAAGTCGGTCATCGCCCGGACGATCGCCGAGTCGATGGGCCTTGAGTTCACGCGCATCCAGTTTACCCCCGACCTACTGCCCTCCGACGTGAGCGGGTCGACGGTCTACGACGAACACAGCGGCGAGTTCGCGTTCTCCGAAGGGCCGGTGTTCGCCAACGTCGTGCTGGCCGACGAGATCAACCGCGCGCCCCCGAAGACCCAGGCCTCGCTGCTCGAGGCCATGGAGGAACGCCAGGTCAGCGTCGACGGGACGACCTACGACCTGCCCGAGCCGTTCGTCGTCGTCGCGACCCAGAACCCGATCGAACAGGAGGGGACCTTCCGCCTGCCGGAGGCCCAGCGCGACCGCTTCAGCGTCAAGACCTCGCTGGGCTACCCCGACGTCGACGGCGAGATGGGGCTGCTCGAGCGGCGGGCGAACCGACGGACGCTGTCGCCGAGCGTCGAATCGGTCACCGATCCGGACGCGGTCCGGGCGATTCAGGACCTTACCGAAGACGTGACCGTCGACGAGAAGATCCGTCGCTACATCATCGAACTCGCGCGAGCGACCCGCCGGGACGGCCACGCCGAGATCGGCGTCTCGCCGCGGGGCGTCCAGCGGGTGTTCGAGGCGGCCCGCGCGGCGGCGGTCATCGACGGCCGATCCTACGTTGCGCCCGACGACGTGAAGCGACTCGCCGAGCCGACGATGGCCCACCGAATCGTGCTCACGACCGAGGCCAGTGTCGAGGGCGTCGCGGGCGGCGATATCGTGCGGCGCGCCCTGCGGTCGGTCGGCGTACCGGCGGTGTCGCCGGACACGAGCGACCCCGACGGCGACGACCCCGGTAGCGAACCGCCCGCAGACGGCGACGTAGCGGACTCGTCGTCAGACCCAGAGGACGGCGCGTCCCCTGCCGACCCGTCGTCCGATGACTCGAGCGACGACCCGGACGCTACCTGGACCGAATCGGACCAGAGCCGCGATTCCGACGGCGCGATCGACGAACGCTCGCCGACCGACGAGGCCACTCGAGCGGACGACGATTCACCGTGGCCGTAA